DNA from Mucilaginibacter mallensis:
AAAGGTTCTGCCGATAAAGGTGGCGATTTAGGAACATTTGGCCGTGGTGCAATGGTGCCGGTATTTGAAGATGCCGCGTTTAACGGCAAAAAAGGCGACATTAAAGTGGTTACTTCACAATTTGGTGTACACATCATCCAGATCATGGATCAAAAAGGATCATCAAAAGTAGTTAAGGTAGCCATTGTTGATAAGGCGTTAAGTGCAAGTACTGCTACACAATCTGCGGCATACAGCAAAGCACAGGCTTTCCTGGGTACAGTAAATAATGACAACTTTACCGAGCAGGCTCAAAAATCAGGCTTAAAAGTATTGCTTGCCCCTGATGTTACTGCAACAGCAGCAAGCTTTGGCGCTGTTACCAATGGCCGCGAGGTGGTAAGATGGGCATACAAAGCCAGCGGTGGCGATGTGTCAGACCAGGTATTTACCATTGGCGATCAATATATAGTAGCTCAGTTAACAACCATAAAGTCTAAAGGTATTTTACCTTTAGAAGCTGTAAAAACACAGATAAAACCATTTGTTATAACCGAAGTTAAAGCAAAAATACTGACTGATAAATTGCAGAATGCGTTAAACGGTTCATCAAATATCGACCAGGTGGCTCAAAAAGCCGGTAGCCAGGTTGTTCCCATACAGAACATAGTATTAGCTAACCCTGTAATACCAGGTGGCGCTGCTGAATATAAATTGATAGGTACTGTGTTTGGCTCACAGCCGGGCAAACTGTCAAAACCGGTTGAAGGCCAGGCAGGTGTTTTTGTATTTGTGGTTGATAACTTTATAAAACCAGCACCGCTTACAAACGCGGTAAGGCAGAAACAAGAAATAGGCCAGGCGCTGTTACAGCGCTCCGGTCAGCAGATACTTGACGCCCTGAAAGATAAGGCGAATGTAAAAGATTACAGGGTTAAGTTCTTATAATCAAATTTAAAGTATTTTTGTATCCGGAAATCACGTGTTGTGGTTTCCGGATTTTTTATTTTAAATACCATGGATATACAGGAAAATATAGTGAATAAGGTTGCACAAAGTGGTTTGATCACTTTGGATCCGGCTTCTTTTTATCCGCAGGGCGAACGTGTGGTATACGATATTAAGGATAACCTGTTTATGGAACTGATATTACGCGAAAAAGATTTCAGGGAGTTTGTAAAAGCACACGACTGGGCGCAATATCAGGGCAAAAACGTAGCTATCACCTGCTCTGCCGATGCCGTTGTACCGGCCTGGGCCTACATGCTATTGGCAAACAAAATGGCCCCTTATGCCAGCGAAATTGTTTTTGGCGATGCTGCAGTACTAGAGACTGTATTGTTTTTAAAGGGAATAACCACATTGGACGTGGAACAATACCGCGATCAGCGTATAGTGATAAAAGGCTGTGGTGATATTGATGTACCAGTTTCGGCCTATGTAGAGCTCACTAAGAAATTAACCCCCGTAGTTAAAAGTATGATGTTTGGCGAGCCATGCTCAACAGTACCTATTTATAAAAGAAGGGATTAGTTTTTTTGTCGATAACTTATAGGTGTTCGGAAGATTAAAAAAGGGTGTCATGCTGAGGCACTCGAAGCATGCGGGCAAAGGCCTTTACGGTTACCCTTCGAGTGCCTCAGGGTGACCCCGGGCTAAATATTTGTAAGAAAATATATCTTCCAAACGCTTATGGTCGGTAGTCATTAGGTATTGTTTATTAGTTCATTTTACTAAAAGTTTACAATAAAATCTTAAACCAGTAGTTTTAGGCAGAAGTGTTACCTTTAAAATAAAGACCTAGCACTAAGTACTTACCAGATGAAATTATACCTTTTAGTAGTCCTGTTTTTAACAAGCTGTTTTAGTGAAGTATATGCACAGGAACTAACCAAAATAAATGAGCCTGTTTTTAAAGTTGGCGAACAACTGAGCTATAAGCTAAAGTATGGTATTTTTACCGCCGCCACAGCCGACCTGCGGGTGGAGAGCACTGATGTAAAATTTAACGGGCAGCCTGCATTTCATATCATCGCCGAAGGCAAAACAGCAGGAACTTTTGATTTTTTTTACAAAGTGCGTAACCGTTACGAAACTTTTGTTGATGAGAAGACATTGCTGCCTTATTTTTATGAAGAGAATAGGCACGAATCAAATTACAAACACAGCGATAAGGTAACTTTTGATCACCAGAAGGGCAAAATAACAGCTAACAAAGGTACTTATCCGCTAAAGGGGCAAACATTTGATTTTTTATCAGCTTATTATTTTGCCCGTAGTATTGATGTTTCAAAGATGCGTATTGGCGAAAAATTTGAGCTTCATTATTTTTTAGAAGACACTGTAAACACACTGGGAATAACCTATGTTGGCAAAGAAAAAGTAAGTTGCTCGTTAGGTACGTTTAATTGTCTTAAATTTAACCCCACAATTGTACCGGGCCGTATTTTTAAAAAGAACAGCAAGTTATACTTGTGGATAACCGATGATGCCAACAGGATACCTGTAAAGGCGCAGGTTGAAGTAATACTAGGTAGTTTAACAATGGATCTGGCTGATGCCAAAGGGCTTAAGTTTCCATTAAATAAAGTAAGTAAATAAAGAGATGATAGAGGTAGGGAATATTTTGGTGCACGAGGACGTTGTAAAAAACAACTTTGTATGCAACCTGAACAAGTGTAAAGGGGCCTGTTGTTTAGAGGGCGACTCAGGTGCGCCGCTAAACGCCGATGAGCTGGATATACTTAAAGAAATATATCCCAAAGTAAAACCTTACATGAATGCCAAAGGTATTGCCACTGTAGAACGGGAAGGTACCCATGTAACCGATTTTGAAGGTGATTATACCACCCCTTGTGTTGATATAAATAAAGAATGCGCTTACGTGGTATTTGAA
Protein-coding regions in this window:
- a CDS encoding DUF2480 family protein → MDIQENIVNKVAQSGLITLDPASFYPQGERVVYDIKDNLFMELILREKDFREFVKAHDWAQYQGKNVAITCSADAVVPAWAYMLLANKMAPYASEIVFGDAAVLETVLFLKGITTLDVEQYRDQRIVIKGCGDIDVPVSAYVELTKKLTPVVKSMMFGEPCSTVPIYKRRD
- a CDS encoding DUF3108 domain-containing protein: MKLYLLVVLFLTSCFSEVYAQELTKINEPVFKVGEQLSYKLKYGIFTAATADLRVESTDVKFNGQPAFHIIAEGKTAGTFDFFYKVRNRYETFVDEKTLLPYFYEENRHESNYKHSDKVTFDHQKGKITANKGTYPLKGQTFDFLSAYYFARSIDVSKMRIGEKFELHYFLEDTVNTLGITYVGKEKVSCSLGTFNCLKFNPTIVPGRIFKKNSKLYLWITDDANRIPVKAQVEVILGSLTMDLADAKGLKFPLNKVSK
- a CDS encoding DUF3109 family protein; translation: MIEVGNILVHEDVVKNNFVCNLNKCKGACCLEGDSGAPLNADELDILKEIYPKVKPYMNAKGIATVEREGTHVTDFEGDYTTPCVDINKECAYVVFEGGITKCAIEKAYEHGDISWKKPISCHLYPIRITKYPEFDVLNYDRWSICSPACSFGDELKVPVYQFLKGPLIRKYGEAWYQELEDTVAGI